The following coding sequences lie in one Bombus affinis isolate iyBomAffi1 unplaced genomic scaffold, iyBomAffi1.2 ctg00000075.1, whole genome shotgun sequence genomic window:
- the LOC126927110 gene encoding uncharacterized protein LOC126927110 gives MFLQYWTITLAVGFTTLNGLKITPIDNNGIFHEKRSKAYLYSEHINVIIGLDISAVLEQVRYIEKGVAEVRNHCETRKDCNILPEIRSLQAKLNNVRTLSIELRSLAHIHLRSRRGLVDAIESISKTLFGTLAANDLDIINKNIDKLFEEGNSLKTIIANQTALIKRILNNDVIQRLKQVDTGVTNELKTLNKNEITLIKVIALESSLSDLHFQIDEIFNLIILGKQGIISPQIIDPGTFINNYAQVLGSKTVGNAFIPKEENFQNILDISELTLFTRQNKVFFVISVPTVMDMEWDIEQIYPIPSLTNKVFLAPLVVHPIFLTSGLNYINVDQNYLDKQCSISDFYICKQTQPIHDRRVKHDCNPEILSAENTVKFCKVVVYNIEDITFIPLNAENHFIAIPEKPIDLSIFEEKTHRIVRLEKPSLLQTNKTVDILYKNNHMRISGSSKEISYEIKIKTVNVTNDSDWIILLNKLEKTTKLINDNYGYKNTLD, from the exons atgtttctgcaatactg gacgatcacccttgccgtcggctttaccacccttaacggattaaaaataacccctattgacaataatggaatatttcatgagaaaagatccaaagcatatctttatagcgaacacataaatgttattataggactagatattagtgctgtattggaacaagtaagatatattgaaaagggagtagccgaagttaggaatcattgcgagacacgaaaagactgtaacatattaccagaaatacgctctttacaagcaaaactaaataacgtcagaacacttagcatcgaattacgatccttagctcacattcatctcagaagtagacgaggactagtagacgctatcgaatctattagtaaaactctttttggaaccctagccgcgaacgatctagatataatcaacaaaaatatagacaaactctttgaagaaggtaacagcctaaaaaccataatagccaaccagacagctttgattaaacgaattttaaataacgacgtcatccagcgactgaaacaagtagacacaggtgtaacaaacgaacttaaaacgcttaacaaaaacgagatcaccttaataaaagtcatagctctagaaagctcactctctgacttacatttccaaatcgacgaaatattcaatttaatcatcttaggaaaacaaggaataataagcccacagattattgatcccggaacttttattaacaattacgcccaagtactaggtagcaaaacagtaggaaacgcttttataccaaaggaagagaatttccaaaatattttagatatctcagaactcacattgtttactcgacaaaacaaagttttctttgtaatttctgtaccaacagttatggacatggaatgggatatagagcaaatatatcccataccatctctcacgaacaaagtgtttttagcacctttagtagttcatccgatatttttaacgtcaggactaaattacatcaatgtcgatcaaaactacttggataagcaatgttctatatctgacttttacatttgcaaacaaactcagccgattcacgaccgtcgagtgaagcacgattgtaaccctgaaatcttaagcgcagaaaacactgtcaaattctgtaaggtagtagtttataacattgaagatataacttttatcccattaaacgctgagaatcattttatagctataccagaaaaaccaatagatctgagcattttcgaagaaaagacacatcgaattgttagactagagaaaccatctttgttacaaactaataaaaccgtagacatattgtacaagaataaccatatgagaatcagtggtagtagcaaggaaatttcttacgagattaaaatcaaaacagtcaatgtaactaatgattcagactggattattttactaaataaactagagaaaactacaaaacttattaacgataattacggaTACAAAAACACTCTGGATTGA